One window of the Dongia rigui genome contains the following:
- a CDS encoding ABC transporter permease, translated as MSQQDLPAAQAVPIEAGAAQRPAVRDERVLKQSRWRQLMTRPEMGAIAGTILVFIFFLAVAGDSGMFSAKGMVNFFEVSAQLGILAAIAALLMIGGEFDLSVGSMIAFSSMVIAIPSMVWGWPLWACILLAFALSALVGFINGLIVVRTGLPSFIVTLAGLFVLRGLTLALTRGITNRTQVSGVNELVATDPIGHYFSGVVFEDFFVWMGKMGWIATRPDGLPLAQGLPISVVWWIGLTAVATWILLRTRFGNWIFATGGDPVAARNVGVPVARVKILLFMAMAMTATLFAAIQVLDSGSADTLRGTQKEFEAIIAVVVGGTLLTGGYGSAVGASFGALIFGTVQMGIFYTGVDTDWFKVFLGVMVLVAVLFNNYVRKRVTGSR; from the coding sequence ATGAGCCAGCAGGATCTTCCGGCAGCCCAGGCCGTACCCATCGAAGCCGGGGCGGCGCAACGGCCGGCGGTGCGCGACGAACGGGTGTTGAAGCAATCGCGCTGGCGTCAGTTGATGACCCGCCCCGAGATGGGCGCCATCGCTGGCACCATCCTGGTCTTCATCTTTTTCCTCGCCGTCGCTGGCGATTCCGGCATGTTCAGCGCCAAGGGCATGGTGAACTTCTTCGAAGTCTCCGCCCAGCTCGGCATCCTCGCCGCCATCGCTGCCCTCCTCATGATCGGTGGCGAATTCGACCTCTCCGTCGGCTCGATGATCGCCTTTTCCAGCATGGTCATCGCCATTCCGTCCATGGTCTGGGGCTGGCCGCTCTGGGCCTGTATCCTGCTGGCTTTCGCCCTGTCGGCCCTGGTCGGCTTCATCAACGGGCTCATCGTCGTGCGCACGGGCCTGCCGTCCTTCATCGTGACCCTGGCCGGTCTCTTCGTGCTGCGCGGCCTCACCCTGGCGCTCACCCGCGGCATCACCAACCGCACCCAGGTTTCCGGCGTCAACGAATTGGTGGCGACCGACCCCATCGGCCATTACTTCTCCGGGGTCGTCTTCGAAGACTTCTTCGTCTGGATGGGCAAGATGGGCTGGATCGCGACCCGGCCGGACGGTCTGCCGCTGGCGCAAGGCCTGCCGATCTCGGTCGTCTGGTGGATCGGCCTGACCGCGGTTGCCACCTGGATCCTTCTGCGCACGCGCTTTGGCAATTGGATCTTCGCCACCGGCGGCGATCCCGTGGCGGCGCGCAATGTCGGCGTGCCGGTGGCCCGCGTCAAAATCCTGCTCTTCATGGCGATGGCGATGACGGCAACACTCTTTGCCGCGATCCAGGTGCTCGATTCCGGTTCCGCCGACACGCTCCGTGGCACCCAGAAGGAGTTCGAGGCGATCATTGCCGTGGTGGTCGGCGGCACCTTGCTCACCGGCGGCTACGGCTCGGCGGTCGGTGCTTCCTTCGGCGCACTCATCTTCGGCACGGTGCAGATGGGCATCTTCTATACCGGCGTCGACACCGACTGGTTCAAGGTCTTCCTCGGCGTCATGGTGCTGGTGGCGGTGCTCTTCAACAACTACGTCCGCAAACGCGTGACGGGATCGCGGTGA
- a CDS encoding Gfo/Idh/MocA family protein: protein MTRLRIGVFGAGMVAQVEHVPNLVHLREKFELVAVADPSAKARGFMESRFGVATDPSFDALLQRKLDAVLIAAPDFAHVSAVEKALTAGLHVLAEKPLCYDPKDADRLIAAQKAAGKVVQVAYMKRFDQSYAAALGLIEGLGAKLRYISVEKTEPDASYQMGHHFYRASDDVTPEMIAEGRAETQKQVTAALGKSISGAVFRGYTGAFCSSLVHDVNLVHGFLEHLGIKQVEASAAHVFAGAEGASATMRVGGDQALWQMVHINVPHLAEYRERVALHFDDRIVELVFPAPYLNHQPTRLIVQRSNGQRYETTEVRDGFAEPYIAELEGFHMAVTSGAPVKTGIAHAKTDMTLIASIGKLAAA, encoded by the coding sequence ATGACTCGTTTGCGTATTGGCGTGTTCGGTGCCGGCATGGTGGCCCAGGTGGAGCATGTGCCGAATCTGGTGCATCTGCGGGAGAAGTTCGAATTGGTGGCGGTTGCCGATCCGTCGGCCAAGGCGCGCGGCTTCATGGAGAGCCGATTCGGTGTTGCGACCGATCCCAGTTTCGACGCCCTGTTGCAGCGCAAGCTTGACGCCGTCCTCATCGCCGCCCCCGATTTCGCCCATGTGAGCGCCGTCGAGAAGGCACTGACGGCCGGGCTGCATGTGCTGGCGGAAAAGCCGCTCTGCTACGACCCCAAGGATGCCGACAGGTTGATCGCGGCGCAGAAAGCCGCGGGCAAGGTCGTGCAGGTCGCCTATATGAAGCGTTTCGACCAAAGCTATGCGGCAGCCCTCGGCCTCATCGAGGGTCTTGGCGCGAAGCTGCGCTACATCTCGGTCGAGAAGACCGAGCCGGATGCCAGCTACCAGATGGGGCATCATTTCTACCGTGCCAGCGATGACGTGACGCCGGAGATGATCGCCGAAGGTCGCGCCGAGACGCAGAAGCAGGTGACGGCGGCGCTCGGCAAATCCATCAGCGGCGCCGTCTTCCGCGGCTATACCGGCGCCTTTTGTTCAAGCCTGGTGCATGACGTCAATCTGGTGCATGGCTTCCTGGAGCATCTGGGGATCAAGCAGGTCGAAGCCAGCGCCGCGCATGTCTTTGCCGGGGCCGAGGGCGCCAGCGCCACCATGCGGGTGGGCGGCGACCAGGCACTGTGGCAGATGGTGCATATCAACGTGCCGCATCTCGCCGAATATCGCGAGCGGGTGGCGCTGCATTTCGACGACCGCATCGTCGAGCTGGTGTTCCCGGCACCCTATCTCAACCACCAGCCGACGCGCCTCATCGTGCAGCGCTCCAATGGGCAGCGTTATGAGACGACGGAAGTGCGCGACGGCTTTGCCGAGCCCTATATTGCCGAACTGGAAGGCTTTCACATGGCCGTGACGAGCGGCGCACCGGTGAAGACCGGCATTGCGCACGCGAAGACCGATATGACGCTTATCGCTTCGATCGGGAAGCTGGCTGCCGCTTGA
- a CDS encoding MurR/RpiR family transcriptional regulator — protein sequence MERTYESLKQEIAERHDQLPKRLLQIAEFTMEQPDFVALETVANIADKAKVQPSSLIRFAKLFGFDGFSDMQQVFRSRLIDRVVSYGERIRAAESDDVGNAASNGVLAQLISADSASLDRLGRDVPAADLERVADMLAGARIIGVTAQRRSFPVAAYLSYALSHLGQRAVLLDSIGGMSGEQARLLSGDDALIAISFTPYAAETLSVVGQAKAQGAKIIAITDKGLSPLVSLADIRFEVEEAQIKGIRSLTATTCLAVALVLALGHRLEAAALKRQPASRSKR from the coding sequence TTGGAACGCACCTACGAATCGCTGAAGCAGGAGATTGCCGAGCGGCATGACCAATTGCCCAAGCGCCTGCTGCAAATTGCGGAATTCACCATGGAGCAGCCGGATTTCGTGGCGCTCGAGACCGTGGCCAATATCGCCGACAAGGCGAAGGTGCAGCCTTCGAGCCTCATTCGCTTTGCCAAGCTCTTTGGCTTCGATGGCTTTTCCGACATGCAGCAGGTGTTCCGCTCGCGGCTCATCGACCGGGTGGTGAGCTATGGCGAGCGTATCCGCGCCGCTGAAAGCGATGATGTCGGCAATGCGGCATCGAACGGCGTCCTCGCTCAATTGATCAGCGCCGACAGCGCCTCGCTCGACCGTCTGGGCCGCGACGTGCCGGCAGCCGATCTCGAACGTGTCGCCGACATGCTGGCCGGCGCCCGTATCATCGGTGTCACGGCGCAGCGCCGGTCCTTCCCGGTCGCTGCCTATCTCTCTTATGCGCTGTCGCATCTCGGCCAGCGCGCCGTCCTGCTCGACAGCATCGGCGGCATGAGCGGCGAACAGGCGCGGCTCCTCTCCGGCGACGACGCGCTCATCGCCATCAGCTTCACGCCTTATGCCGCCGAAACGCTCTCCGTCGTCGGCCAAGCGAAGGCGCAAGGCGCCAAGATCATCGCCATCACCGATAAGGGCCTGAGCCCCCTGGTCTCGCTGGCCGACATCCGCTTCGAGGTGGAGGAGGCCCAGATCAAGGGCATCCGCTCGCTCACCGCCACGACCTGCCTCGCGGTGGCCCTGGTGCTGGCCCTCGGCCACCGCCTCGAAGCTGCCGCCCTCAAGCGGCAGCCAGCTTCCCGATCGAAGCGATAA
- a CDS encoding polysaccharide deacetylase family protein, giving the protein MPAQQAAVKQVVVHEDDLGMCHGANAAFLDLSQRGVCTSGSVMVPCPWFLEMADMQAKHPELDIGVHLTLNAEKSFYRWRPLTKATRAAGLADADGYCWKTVGELRRRAAPEAVEAELRAQIDTALAAGIDVTHIDSHMGALLCPEFVETYAKVALDYQLPVLLTRSYADYDPRHNLGDLSDTAPLGRAVAKVEAAGIALADQVLETPWVRQDTAQAAYAELMARMKPGLNFLALHFNAPGEIEVIEPGSAHIRTEEFALFQDNNFTGPLLADCALLGMRAFRDALRAEKRKQAATRH; this is encoded by the coding sequence ATGCCTGCACAACAAGCAGCAGTGAAACAAGTCGTCGTGCATGAGGACGATCTTGGCATGTGCCATGGCGCCAATGCGGCGTTCCTGGACCTGTCGCAGCGCGGCGTCTGCACCTCGGGTTCGGTGATGGTGCCCTGCCCCTGGTTTCTGGAAATGGCCGACATGCAGGCCAAGCACCCAGAACTCGATATCGGCGTGCACCTGACGCTCAACGCGGAAAAATCGTTCTATCGCTGGCGGCCCCTGACCAAGGCGACCCGGGCTGCAGGCCTTGCCGATGCGGATGGCTATTGCTGGAAGACGGTCGGCGAATTGCGCCGCCGCGCAGCGCCGGAGGCGGTGGAGGCGGAGCTTCGCGCCCAGATCGATACGGCGCTGGCGGCAGGCATCGATGTCACCCATATCGACAGCCATATGGGTGCCTTGCTGTGCCCGGAATTCGTCGAGACCTACGCCAAGGTGGCGCTGGACTATCAGCTGCCGGTGCTGCTGACGCGCTCCTATGCCGATTATGACCCGCGCCACAATCTGGGCGACCTCAGTGACACGGCGCCGCTTGGCCGCGCGGTCGCCAAGGTCGAGGCAGCGGGGATCGCTCTGGCGGACCAGGTCCTGGAAACACCCTGGGTGCGCCAGGACACGGCGCAAGCGGCCTATGCCGAGTTGATGGCGCGGATGAAGCCGGGGCTCAATTTCCTCGCCCTCCATTTCAACGCCCCGGGCGAGATCGAGGTGATCGAGCCGGGCTCGGCGCATATCCGCACCGAGGAATTCGCCCTGTTCCAGGACAACAACTTCACCGGGCCGCTTCTGGCCGATTGCGCGCTGCTGGGCATGCGGGCTTTCCGCGATGCCTTGCGCGCGGAGAAGCGGAAGCAGGCCGCGACCCGGCACTAA